TCTTCACGAAGTAAATACtaagcataataataaataagTACGCTGTGCGCATAGCAGTACTTGCTGTATGTCCAGCACTTCTGTAATTTTGATGATGAAACCGAAGAAAAACTGCAACTTGGTCGTATTGGCAGGAGCCTTGCTAGTAAAGTAGCATATACTAAGAAAAACAGTGTGTTTCATCTTCAAATATTTATAAATAACAACGGTGATGAACCTTCAAGAGTACAGTGGGCGCTGATGGGTTAAGCGTAAGTGTGCAGAATCAATTGGAGATAGCGCGTACTATAAACTGTAAATCACAAGGCTTTAAGTGTTCAAATTTTAAACTAAATGCTAGGTGCAATGCCAAAAACCACGATGTGactatgtggcacgccgtagtttggGACTCCCGGTTCCTCCGAGGTCAGTCGGGCGGTCGGCCGCGGTCCCGCACATGTGCACAAATTTCAGCTAACACTAGATCCGCCCGGAGCAATGATAAAAACCGAAGTTCGCACACCTGCATGTGTTCGACATGTGCAGTTTTCATCAAGCCCGCACGCGTGCGGAAGGCCGTGCTCATGGAGCGCATGAGTCAGCCTCATACCGCGAGATGTATCGCGAGCCAGAAAAGATTGCGGAAGCGGGGGGTGACAGACGCCTTGACGTTCCCGCCCCAGCTCACCGGGGCGTCACATTTAcagcttgccgtgacgtcatagatttttgACGCCGTCTGCTCGGGCCCATTCTCAACCGGAAAATAAGGCGGGTCTACTGCCGTCCATTGCCGAGCTTTGCCACATTCAAGAACGTTTACCGAGCCAAGCCAACGAACCAGGTACGAAAGAAACATTTCGAAATTTGGGACGTCACACTGGCTAACCGTCGCCGGGAGTTTCGGAGCAAAATTCGAAATTGAAGTTTAATTTTTTGTTCATCGAAGAACCAACCTAATGCCGCGAAAAAAAATGTGGTTTGTCTATCTCACTTGACAAAGTTGGGGGGGAGGGTTCCTTCATGGTCACCTTTATGTAAATGTGAATGCAAATGTGCGCCAACGGCGGCCGCACGAGGCACCCCGGTGCGCCGTCGCCGTTGAAGTGTCGTTTTTCGGCAGCCGCCTGGCAGGAGGAACCGCAATACAGCGGATAGCAGCGGCGTGTCGGCACGCCCGCGAAATCGATCGATGTGTGTACAAGTGCGAGGAGCGGCAAAAAGACTTGCCAATTTGTTTCCCGCACTTACTCCGGCAATCGCAGACGAGGTTGTGGGCGACGACGGCTTGTCTTCGAGAAGTCACTCCATCATGCTTCAAAGCGGCGTTCCGCAATTCGCGGGGCGAAGCTACGATATTTGGCTCGGTACTTTATTCTGGTGCCGGGAGAGGGGATGGACGAGGAGaaggaggtggtggtggtggtggtggtggtggtcgtcgtcgtcgtcgtctcacGGGTCTAAGAgacaacagcaaaaaagaaatttaagtctaaAGTGCCGGTGCACAAGagacgcacaagaagagaaaAGATAAATTCGTTTACATTTGTATTCTGGGGGTTTTACGcgcaaaaaccacgatttcattatgaggccacgccgtagtagggtacaccagattaatttttgaccaacaggggatctttaacgtgcccgaaACCACGGCCGCCCGTGCCCCAACGCACGGGACAAGGGCGTTGTTTGCATTTcgactccatcgaaatgcgaccgccgcggccgggattcgatcccgcaacctcatgctcaACGGCACGACACCATTgcgctgagccaccgcggcgagtCTTAATCCGTTTACAGGTACATTAGCGTGATGTGTGCACATCTGCATCTGGCTTCTTTTATATTTCGTCCCTTGTTCATCGACTATACAACGATTTTGAATTTACAAGGCCAAGTTCTTGGGTTATAGCTTTGTTTTCTTGTACGAGAACGATTACCGGCTTACTAGATGTTTGTAATGCTTTTTCTAACCTCCCAATACTTGTCCCAACCCGGTTTCCAGAGTTATTATCCATGTTCGCAGGGTCAGCCGACTCATGCACATCTaatctctccctccctccctctcttacacacatatacacacacgcacacacgttaGGCACAGCACGAGTGCGTGATCGTGCCCTCCTCCGCTTCTTCCCCTCACAAACACGTACCTCAagtattctgttttgtttttctatcGACGTGAGTCAAAACAAGCTTCACAAGCCTCTTAGACGAGACCTGGTTTACCCACCGAACGTCAGCAACATCCGTCGCTGCTTGAGCGGCGTATAAATCCAAGTGGCCTTAGGCTGTCAAATCCCATTAGTCCCGTAGCGTAGCAACGGAGTCTATACGGGATTAAGCGCACCCCTACATTGACAGACCCGAACGCGAACCCCGACGGCGGCGCACGAGATCCTCGGACAGTTTGGCACTTCAACGCTCGCCAGGAAACCGACGGAGCTTTACCGACTCATTGACTGCTTCGAGAggtcaagaaaaaataaataaaactgcatAGGCGGCTTGCGTATTCAAGTCAAGCGATTGCAGCTCGCGGGGTGTACGTCGCACCCGTCGCCAGTCGTGTTCTTCGTTTCATCCGGAATCGGCGTGGCCTTTCCTCCCAATTTTTCGTACTTCGGGCTTTGCTCGACGCGCAGCTGGTCTTGGAACGATTGTCGCACCGTCGTGGATGAAGGAAGACATCTGTACGCTTGGCACCAACGAACAAGCCCGTCTTCAGAGGTCAGACCTGTGTCTAAAAGCAAGAATCTGTGAATACATTTGAGTTTCCGGTGCTGGTTGTGAAGGAAGTCAGAATGTGTATACCTTCAAGTTGAAAAATGGCGACAGATCGTTCTGATTCGTCACTATACATGGCCGCAAGACGCGTGGTCAGATGTGAAGCGAATGGTGTTAATTCCGGTTTGTAATTTCACCTTCTGTGCACGAATACCAAGCGAGCGTGTTCCGCTGGCCACAGAAAGCCTTGGTCAGCCATCGTGTTCGTGTCCTGTTTCCTATTGATACAGCAGATGCCATGAAGATGGGTGACTCATGAAGCTGCCTACGCTATTGACTTGGGATACCCAAGACCAGTGTCCTGTCCAAATGCCACGACACTATAGGCCTGTGGCTCACTGTTAAGCATCAGCGCGGGGACTGCTATACTGAAACAAGGTGATCCCTCTCTTTACAAAAATCGTCgtgacagcaaaaaaaagaattcaGGCAGACGGGCAAAGTGAGCGGTTCTTGGGCATGTCGCGAATTAATTATCAACTCTGCCATACGAAGGTATATTGTGGAATGGTTCAGTGAATGACGTCATTCAGTCCTCGTGCTGTTTTACATTCTTGTACCGGATACACGTCCTGTTGAAGCGCGAATTAACATCATCCTGTGCTTGTCCCAGAGCACCAAGCCCGGAGTGGTCACCGACTGCGACGACGTTCGATTCACATGTGCCTGGCTGCCAAGAATCCGCTTAATTGGTGACATTATTTGCTgacatatatttatttttctgagGCAAGGTGATGGCGTAATCTTTAGTTTTCACTCAGAGAAAACGAGGAATATGAACGCAAATCGAGTGGTGTTTATATTTGTCGAGAAAAGACTGTGAACTTATGTGGTAGAAAGTGTGCTGCTTTCGCATTTTTGCACTCTTTCCGCCATCTGAGGCATGGCGAACAAGTTTTCCTAGAATTGGCGCGGAAAAACGTCAGAAGGTGAAATCATTTTACTAATGCGTGCTTTAGTTATTGCGGCCGCTGTACACTATCGTTGATtcggatttttttctttctaaacgTCAAAATTGCTCGTTACGAGGCTGCGTGGATGCCGTTCGCCAAAAACGAGGTTTCCGAACAAGAGAACGTCGGTGCTTATTCGAAAGTGTAAGCACTAAATTTGTGGTTTTACTTAAAGATTACGGCGGATTTCTGTATAGATTCGCAATGTCATGTGAAACGGGGTAACTCGTAAATCGGAGCTACTTCGCTGTGAGTCCTCAAACATTTCATAGCGTGAGCTTAAagaaaattcttaatattgaacaaaaaaaaagatgacgaCAGAACTGAATTGAGAAACGCCATCGAAGGGGAAATGTAATATGTTCCATCCTTTAGAGAATTCAACAGTTTCAAAAGAGGTGTACAATGACACTTCATCAACGCGAGGGGTCAAGGGTCATCTAATGCTTTCGTCTTCTGCGTTATCCGCCTATATTCAAACAGGGTGCGAGGTTGACAGCATCGTGTTCAACGATACATTAGGGAATAGAAAGGCTATGTCGCTGGAAGCAGCAATTATGTGGAGAAGAGGGGCCCTATGGCCTGTACAAGGCCGGCGGTACCTTATCCTCGCTCTTTTATCTGTAACAGTGCTGGCAGGACTCTTAGCTTTCCTTAATAGTTCCCTGGAAGATGATGGCGTAAAGCTTGTTTCAGATGCGCCGAGCACGGTCCGAATGCGTTCGCGATACCTCCTTAGGCCCAGGACTCGAGAAACGCGCCCACGACTTTCCGCAGTTCAAACTTGGAGCAGCGACCTGTGGGACACTGTCATCGCCACAAAGACACATCCCACCGTGGCGCCGGGTCAGAACGTCTTTCTGGTCATCGTGATCGCGTCTGCGCCTTCTAACACGCGTCGACGGAACGCCATCAGGTCGACGTGGGGTCGACGTTCCACGGAGTCCAGCAGGTTCGACCGCAACACGTCCACGACCCTCTTGCCGATATTCCTGGTCGGCGACTGCAAAGATTCTTCTCAAAGGCGCCTGATACACAAGGAGGCTAAGGAACGCGGCGACATGCTGGTCGGCGCCTACTTGGACACCTACCGAAACCTGACGCTCAAGACGATCCACGGCTTCCTCTGGGTCGCCGATCACCTCAGGCCCAGCTTCGTCTTGAAGACGGACGATGACTGCTTCGTCAACGTCGCCGTACTGCTAGACGTCCTGGCGGAAACCGTGGTCTTTCAATCAGAACCCGTCGGAACGGGCATCGTGAGGGAGACCTCGGGGAGCGAGTTGCCTCCGGGCGACGGGGTCGCCATTGAGcgggcgtcgtcgtcttcttcgagtCCCGGGAATGTCGGGCGTGCCGTCGTCGCCAGAGTACCGTCCCCTCTGTACGTCGGCAACATCAGATGGAACAACGAGGTCGTCAGGAACCCCAAGAGCCGATGGTTCGTTTCCAAAAGGGACTACGCCAGGGCTCAATACCCGCCGTACGGAAGTGGAGCTGGCTACGTCCTGGACGCCCGCGCTCTCGATGTGCTCACCAGAAAAGTGCGTCGAGTAAGACCCTTCGCGAACGAGGACGCCTACGTCGGGACTGTGCTCGGCGAGGCTGGCGTGAGACCGGTGCAAAGCTACCGGTTCGTGTCTCAGCCGTCCGGCCTGTGGACGTGCAACTTTCTCTACGTCGTGGTCATCCACGGGGTGTCTCACGACGATCACCGTAAGCTCCTCGACAAGGTGAGGGCCGCTAGGGAGCAGTGTCGCGACGTGGAACGCGATGTCGGTTGGGACTGAGACGACACTCAACGGTTATAGAAGAACGAATGGCGACACTATATAAGATGTAAGTGTGTGATAGCTCTTGCTTGCGTTTTTGTTGTCAAAGGGCATGAGTGCTAAAAAAAGAGACCGTGGACAAAAAATAAATGACACGCATACTGGCGCGCAGAAGTAGTTGTAAGTCTGTTCTGTATCTGTCCCGCTCAGCGTTAGCCTCTTGACAATGACATTGTTGTAGATAGGAGTCTGATAATTTGGTTCCTGTGCGGTTTTAAGTTTGAAGGGCTGCTGGAGACAGCTTGCTTCTGAGAGCGGTGACGTTGCGAATGAGAAAAATATATACGTTACGGTCCCTCGAACGAGCGCACGTCTGTCCGCGGCCAAAATACATTTGTCGTCAGGTGACACATACAGTAGTGAACAAAAAGATATGATATTTCGCATTCGTGTCCTTCGAGCTGAAGTGCTCAGACTGTTGGTACTGCGGTGTGCTGGACCTCTAAACTAGGGCAGTATAGTCTCTTGAACCGGCAATGCCATCTAGCTCAACTTACTCACACCGCACAGCACACCCACCGTGCACATATAGTTTGcgtactttttattattattattttattattatttgtaaaataccttacaaggccccttcttggggattgagtaaggggggcatacaatcaagtacatacaattaacaacaataacaaatgaaaacagcagccaagtgcacagcctaaaagtcatgaaacatattagctacataaagctgcatatgattacaataaaaaggaacaatataagttagtaacaacgtataacactgcaagaaaaaggcaaaaaaataatacagagcagtgagtgtgatattaatggttaacatgggttaagcgagttcagtgagctcttgaatttatcacggtcagtttccaaaactatgttgtcggggaggttgttccagagccgaatggcacgtggaattgcagacgagttaaatgcttctgttttaccatagatgcgcgtgaagctatgatgattgtataatctgtgcgacgtgtgcgatgacgtttctaggtgtaaggaatgtttgttagtgtggtgggcgtatttatgaaataatgtaTCTACACTTCAGGAGTGTATCACAAGAAACGGCATATGTCATCCAGAATGTGAAAATACGTGCGCGCCGGTAAGTTGCACCGATAGCTGCAGAGGTTAGCCGAGCAAAAGGCTTGACATGCTACTGCATGTTTCTACAAGCTAAACGTTGCTACAGGCCGTTGTGGCTTTTCCAAGGGACATTGAACTCTGTATGATACTCTGAGGAGGTCTTCACGCTTTTAACTGGGTTTTGGTTCAGAAACATGAATGTATATTACATATTAGTACACGCACGTGTGGAAGAAGAACGCCTAAAGATTAGCGGTCAAGTAATCAATCTTTACATAACTTATGCGGCTTCACAGACGGGCTCGCAACGCACGTGTAGCCGAATGTGTCGTGTTTCTTTCTCGTCCCGACTGTTTTCTGCACTAGTGTTCGCCGTCGGCATTAAATAGCAACTTGCCCAGCATTCTGTACACTTCTAAGAAAGTAAAACGTAATTGAAGTATGCAAAGTGATATGGGCGTCCAAACGAGGCagaagtttcacaagaagacggATACACGAAGGGATCAAATTTGCATTATCGAACAAGGAATCTCGCAGGTCACATGGTTTCGGCAAGGACACTTATCCTCCGCTCATCGAATCATTGGCTCCTGCCTGTGACAATCCTTGTTGGACCACAGTTGATCGCAAAGAATAAGTTGGGTCGTGTATAGTACATATAATACATAAAGCTTTATTTACTCTCTGTCGACAGTGTCGCAGGATGCATCTTCACTTTCCTTTATTAATAGTGCTTCCTAACTTGCGTAGCGTAGAAACAGCGGCGCTAAAGTAAGAGTTCGCCGCCAGCTAGGACCCATGTCGCGGTTCGACGATGTTCTTGTCGAGATGAAGGGGCAGGTCTCCGCGTCGCTGGCTGCCGAAGAACGCGTCGACGACCTTCAGGCTGCAGTCCAAGGTGTTGTCGGCGTCCTGCTTGCTGCCCAGCCGGAGGTTCACTTCGGCCAAGTCCAGAACTCTTAGCTGACCTGCGTGCAGTGAGACGATTGAACGACGAACTGCGTGTGTATGCAAACTCCGCACAAACCCATATACGCACGCAAGAGCTGACGTCACGCGCTGTTGAGTTCGTGCCGCACAGGCTGTTAACGCGGAAATGAGACAGACGACAAGGCGcaaaagaaagaagcaggcacAGGTACGAAATTCGAACTAATGTTTAGTGACGGACACTTGGAGTTTGTACGCACAAGAACCACGGAGAAacaaaagagagggagaaaaggAAACAGAGAGAGCCAAATCAGTCACACGAAGTGGGAGCACATGTAAAATGTCGAAATTAAAGCGTTCAGCTTTCACCACCTATATTTACCGTCTGGAAAATCGAGTTATTTCTTCGGTAAACGAAGTGGTTGCGAATACACGCCTTCACCATCACCATTCAGCGATGGCGCTTCTTAGATTATCTCGCTCGTCTAGCGATCTCCGCTACGAAGCACAATTCGCTGTTTTATCGAGATGTGGGACAGCGTGCACACACAATCCCGATAACGAGACGCCAAGGGAATCTTCACATCTCTATAAGACGTTTCTGCATGGCGATGTGAGCTTGTTGCTCGGTCAACATTAAAAGGTttctgtatagcgcaacaaaacgaggacacaagaagaaacgaagatgcAGACAAGCGCCATGTCTTCTATGTCTAGCGTTTGCCTTCGTCTCCGTTTCTTCTTGCatccttgttttgttgcgctatgcTGATATCTGCATGTTATGCTCTTTCAGATGTTCATTTTAGGCATCGCTCGGTTTGCCCGATGCAGGCTCTGCCACGGGATAGTGGGAGTCCGTACACACCTCATTTGACGCACGAAACGAACCCGTTTCTTGTGTATACGTATACAGTGCGCAGTGAACTCGCTTGATTATCGGTGACGTAATCTTGTAAAAGTTTGGCCGGTTAACCTGTGGCAGAAATAACGACTTCGGCGCCAACGTTTCCAGCCATCCTATTAAGATGACGGTACGTGCTGTGCCGGTAAGGAATAACCCGTCACATTCTTTCGAACCACGTTTTAAtaacaatatttggggttttacgtgccaaaaccactttctgattatgaggcacgccgtagtggaggactccggaaattttgaccacctggggttctttaacgtgcacctaaatctaagcacacgggtgttttcgcatttcgcccccatcgaaatgcggccgccgtggccgggattcgatcccgcgacctcgtgctcagcagcccaacaccatagccactgagcaaccacggcgggtgggaacCACGTTTTCTTGATTTTAAGACCTCCTCATTTTCATCGTGAAACTTTACTGCCCTGCCAAGAACAGCCTCAGCCGCAGCTAC
The sequence above is a segment of the Dermacentor variabilis isolate Ectoservices chromosome 7, ASM5094787v1, whole genome shotgun sequence genome. Coding sequences within it:
- the LOC142588877 gene encoding beta-1,3-galactosyltransferase 5-like, translated to MRSRYLLRPRTRETRPRLSAVQTWSSDLWDTVIATKTHPTVAPGQNVFLVIVIASAPSNTRRRNAIRSTWGRRSTESSRFDRNTSTTLLPIFLVGDCKDSSQRRLIHKEAKERGDMLVGAYLDTYRNLTLKTIHGFLWVADHLRPSFVLKTDDDCFVNVAVLLDVLAETVVFQSEPVGTGIVRETSGSELPPGDGVAIERASSSSSSPGNVGRAVVARVPSPLYVGNIRWNNEVVRNPKSRWFVSKRDYARAQYPPYGSGAGYVLDARALDVLTRKVRRVRPFANEDAYVGTVLGEAGVRPVQSYRFVSQPSGLWTCNFLYVVVIHGVSHDDHRKLLDKVRAAREQCRDVERDVGWD